In a genomic window of Strix aluco isolate bStrAlu1 chromosome 3, bStrAlu1.hap1, whole genome shotgun sequence:
- the FAM167A gene encoding protein FAM167A, producing MSLPKIQIEEALDNTDTGSGGAAPPDDHLRSLKALTEKLRLETRRPSYLEWKAKLEEQAWKSPQPAGEEEATEAKKAMGEPVPLRKVQLHLNGSPAQDKVTLTSGRIGGFESIDEALTWLRKELAEMRLQDQQLARQLMRLRSDINKLKIEQTCHLHQRMLNDATYELEERDELSDLFCDFPLMSSFSLSTPLKLIGVTKMNINSRRFSLC from the exons ATGTCTCTACCCAAAATCCAAATAGAAGAGGCTCTGGACAACACAGATACTGGCTCTGGAGGTGCTGCTCCTCCTGATGACCATCTGAGAAGCCTCAAGGCATTGACAGAGAAGTTGAGACTGGAGACCAGGCGCCCATCCTACTTGGAGTGGAAGGCAAAGCTGGAGGAGCAGGCATGGAAGAGCCCTCAGCCAGCGGGAGAGGAGGAGGCAACCGAGGCCAAAAAGGCCATGGGGGAGCCTGTCCCCTTGAGGAAGGTACAGCTGCACCTCAATGGAAGCCCTGCCCAGGACAAGGTGACTCTTACCTCAGGGAGAATAGGTGGCTTTGAGAGCATTGACGAAGCTTTGACATGGCTCAGAAAGGAACTG GCAGAAATGCGCCTGCAGGACCAGCAGCTTGCAAGGCAGCTCATGCGCCTTCGTAGCGACATCAACAAGCTGAAGATCGAGCAGACCTGCCACCTGCACCAGCGCATGCTCAACGACGCCACGTACGAGCTGGAAGAGAGGGACGAGCTCTCCGACCTCTTCTGTGACTTCCCCCTCATGagctccttcagcctctccaCACCGCTCAAGCTCATTGGGGTCACCAAGATGAACATCAACTCCCGCCGGTTCTCGCTGTGTTGA